Proteins co-encoded in one Sulfurospirillum arsenophilum NBRC 109478 genomic window:
- a CDS encoding HU family DNA-binding protein yields the protein MKKAEFIQAVSEKAGLSKKDSQKAVDAALEAISEALVAGKDVSFIGFGTFSTATRAARKARVPGTNRVVDVAQTTAVKFKVGKKLKDVVAKA from the coding sequence ATGAAAAAAGCGGAATTTATCCAAGCAGTCTCTGAGAAAGCAGGTCTTTCTAAGAAAGATAGTCAAAAAGCTGTTGATGCGGCTTTAGAAGCAATCAGCGAAGCACTAGTTGCTGGCAAAGATGTAAGCTTTATCGGTTTTGGTACATTTAGTACTGCGACAAGAGCTGCTAGAAAAGCTAGAGTTCCTGGTACAAACAGAGTCGTAGATGTTGCACAAACAACAGCTGTCAAATTTAAAGTTGGTAAAAAACTTAAAGACGTTGTAGCAAAAGCTTAA
- a CDS encoding FKBP-type peptidyl-prolyl cis-trans isomerase, with amino-acid sequence MHITKNALVTLDYTVFDVENNLIDSGADPLVYLHGGYGDIFDKIEKALEGKRVGESIHMQLSPKEAFGEYKEELVLVEDRSMFEDDLAVGQNVEMVFSENEDDEIMLGYRVIEILEDRVILDANHPLAGVTIVFDGTVIGVREATSDEIEKRLLGHEESLSAMQN; translated from the coding sequence TTGCACATTACAAAGAATGCTCTTGTAACACTTGACTATACTGTTTTTGATGTCGAAAATAATCTCATTGACAGTGGCGCTGATCCACTGGTCTATTTGCATGGTGGCTATGGTGATATTTTTGATAAAATCGAAAAAGCATTAGAAGGTAAACGTGTTGGGGAGAGTATTCATATGCAACTTTCACCTAAAGAGGCATTTGGCGAGTATAAAGAAGAGTTAGTATTGGTAGAAGATCGTAGTATGTTTGAAGATGATCTAGCCGTAGGGCAAAATGTTGAAATGGTCTTTAGCGAAAATGAAGACGATGAAATCATGCTGGGTTATAGGGTCATTGAAATTTTAGAAGATCGCGTTATTTTAGATGCGAATCATCCTCTTGCTGGTGTAACGATCGTATTTGATGGAACGGTAATTGGTGTACGTGAAGCGACCAGTGATGAAATTGAGAAAAGACTCCTTGGTCACGAAGAGTCTTTATCTGCAATGCAAAATTAG
- a CDS encoding FtsK/SpoIIIE family DNA translocase encodes MALFLGVATILPDASVVGKFGAYLGKSNQNAFGYVAFFYPFVLILPAFSLYKESKLTERRIGVYLASTILIFTILMAQSILVKSNLSGSFGRSIVDMVIASIGIMGVWLFIVAIFLLSMTLLVESSISDFLTLMKPTFTKTKIKEYKVDEERPSVEEKKVKVIKKQVSLVEEKIMLDDDTPDENPAIIEPLYPENEEPKKPLVRLKSAKKVEILSEVAENTKLLSEIDQGECDKPKDFKLPPLSFLANPPAKVVHVNESEIDQKIQDLLEKLRRFKIEGDVVRTYSGPVVTTFEFKPAPHVKVSRILTLQDDLAMALKAKTIRIQAPIPGKDVVGIEVPNQKIETIYLKEILESDIFKKSSSPLTIALGKDIVGNAFVTDLKKLPHLLIAGTTGSGKSVGINAMLLSLLYRNSPDTLRFLMIDPKMLEFSIYNDIPHLLTPVITKPKQAIVALANMVSEMERRYQIMSRSKTKNIENYNEKAKAIGVEPLPYIVIIIDELADLMMTSGKDVEFYIARLAQMARASGIHLVVATQRPSVDVVTGLIKANLPSRISFKVGQKIDSKVILDAMGADSLLGNGDMLFTPPGTSGLIRLHAPYTSEDEIDRVVEYLKKQRPVVYDESFLKESEEGFSSTSSSKNSGELDELFEDAKAIVLNEKKSSISYIQRRLNIGYNRAATIVEQLEAMGILSSQNAKGQREIIV; translated from the coding sequence ATTGCACTTTTTTTAGGGGTAGCAACCATTTTACCAGATGCATCTGTTGTTGGAAAATTTGGTGCATATCTTGGAAAGTCAAACCAAAATGCCTTTGGATACGTTGCCTTTTTCTACCCTTTCGTACTGATTTTGCCTGCTTTTTCACTTTACAAAGAGAGTAAGCTGACGGAACGTCGTATTGGTGTATATCTTGCTTCAACAATCCTCATTTTTACGATACTCATGGCGCAATCCATTCTCGTTAAAAGTAATTTAAGTGGTTCATTTGGTCGCTCTATCGTTGATATGGTGATTGCATCTATCGGTATTATGGGCGTTTGGCTCTTTATTGTGGCTATTTTTCTTCTTTCAATGACACTGCTTGTCGAATCAAGTATTAGTGATTTTCTTACTTTAATGAAGCCAACGTTTACAAAAACAAAAATCAAAGAGTATAAGGTAGATGAAGAAAGACCAAGTGTAGAAGAAAAAAAGGTTAAAGTCATCAAAAAACAAGTTTCTCTCGTAGAAGAAAAAATAATGTTAGATGATGATACCCCTGATGAAAATCCTGCTATTATCGAACCCCTTTATCCTGAAAACGAAGAGCCTAAAAAGCCACTTGTTCGTCTTAAAAGTGCTAAAAAAGTAGAAATTTTAAGCGAAGTAGCCGAAAATACTAAACTTCTTTCTGAAATCGATCAAGGTGAATGCGACAAACCAAAAGACTTTAAATTACCACCATTGTCTTTTTTAGCGAACCCTCCTGCAAAAGTTGTCCATGTCAATGAGAGTGAGATCGATCAAAAAATTCAAGACCTTTTGGAAAAACTCAGACGCTTTAAAATTGAAGGTGATGTTGTACGTACGTACTCTGGACCTGTTGTAACGACATTTGAGTTTAAACCTGCACCTCACGTTAAAGTCTCACGTATCTTAACGCTTCAAGATGACCTTGCTATGGCGTTAAAAGCAAAGACGATTCGTATTCAAGCTCCAATTCCAGGCAAGGATGTTGTGGGTATTGAAGTGCCTAACCAAAAAATAGAGACCATTTACCTCAAAGAGATTTTAGAAAGTGATATTTTTAAAAAGTCATCTTCTCCTTTAACGATTGCACTGGGTAAAGACATTGTTGGCAATGCCTTTGTCACCGATCTTAAAAAACTTCCTCACTTACTTATAGCAGGAACAACGGGCAGTGGTAAAAGTGTAGGAATTAATGCGATGTTACTTTCACTTTTATACCGCAATTCACCTGATACATTACGCTTTTTGATGATTGACCCTAAGATGTTGGAATTTTCGATTTATAACGACATTCCTCATCTGTTAACGCCTGTTATTACCAAGCCTAAACAAGCGATTGTGGCACTGGCCAATATGGTCAGTGAGATGGAGCGACGTTATCAAATTATGAGTCGTTCAAAAACCAAAAACATTGAAAACTACAATGAAAAAGCAAAAGCAATTGGTGTTGAACCGTTACCGTATATCGTTATTATTATTGATGAGTTAGCAGATCTTATGATGACGAGTGGCAAAGATGTTGAATTTTACATCGCACGTTTGGCTCAAATGGCCAGAGCGAGTGGAATTCACCTCGTAGTAGCGACACAAAGGCCTTCAGTGGATGTTGTTACGGGTCTCATTAAAGCAAACTTACCTTCTCGTATTAGTTTTAAAGTAGGGCAGAAAATCGACTCAAAAGTCATTTTAGATGCTATGGGAGCAGATTCACTGCTTGGAAATGGCGATATGCTTTTTACTCCTCCGGGTACTTCTGGGCTCATTCGTTTGCATGCTCCATACACCAGTGAAGATGAGATTGATAGGGTAGTTGAATACCTCAAAAAACAGCGCCCCGTCGTATATGACGAGAGTTTTCTCAAAGAGAGTGAAGAGGGTTTTTCTTCCACTTCGAGTAGTAAAAATAGTGGTGAATTGGATGAGCTTTTTGAGGATGCAAAAGCCATTGTCCTTAATGAAAAAAAGAGCTCAATTTCTTATATTCAAAGAAGATTGAATATTGGCTATAATAGGGCAGCGACGATTGTAGAGCAACTGGAGGCCATGGGAATACTCTCTTCTCAAAACGCTAAAGGGCAGCGTGAAATCATCGTCTAA
- the acnB gene encoding bifunctional aconitate hydratase 2/2-methylisocitrate dehydratase produces the protein MSFFQAYEAEVNERAKLGVPPLPLDAKKTAEVVELLKKEEGDQAFLKSLLANRVPPGVDEAAYVKAAFLNDVAQKKVTCKAISPVYAIELLGTMFGGYNVQPLVDALSSKDDAVARASCNALKNIVLVYSSFNDIETLAKTNAYAKEVLLSWANAEWFTIKPSIPEKITVAVLKVAGETNTDDLSPASEAFTRSDIPLHANAMLVKRLPGSIEKIKELIAKGYEVAYVGDVVGTGSSRKSGINSIQWFMGREIPNVPNKKTGGLILGSTIAPIFFNTAEDSGALPIEVNVEGLETGDLIDVYPLAGKIEKNGKVVATFKLSPNTLADEYRAGGRIPLIIGRGLTSKARASLGLGAETIFAKPEQPAEQKGVGYTLAQKMVGRACGVEGVRPHMYVEPQTLTVGSQDTTGPMTRDEIKELAALGFSADLVMQSFCHTAAYPKPSDVKLHHTLPAFITSRSGVSLKAGDGVIHSWLNRMVLPDSVGTGGDSHTRFPIGISFPAGSGLVAFAAVTGSMPLNMPESVLVRFKGEMQPGITLRDLVNAIPYYAIKKGLLTVPKKNKKNIFAGKVLEIEGLPKLKVEQAFELSDASAERSAAACAVALDVEPIVEYLKSNITLLESMIKAGYADAKTLQRRADKMKAWIKEPNLLKADANAQYSEIIEINLNEIKEPILACPNDPDDVATLSEVLADANRPKKIDEVFVGSCMTNIGHYRALGEVLQGEGKVPTTLWIAPPTKMDKDQLTAEGYYSIFGTSGARIEIPGCSLCMGNQANVKEGAVVFSTSTRNFDNRMGPNSKVYLGSAELAALCALLGRLPSVEEYMSLVPKKLAGKTDKVYKYLNFNLIENYELAN, from the coding sequence ATGAGTTTTTTCCAAGCGTATGAAGCAGAAGTGAATGAAAGAGCAAAGTTAGGTGTTCCTCCTTTACCTCTTGATGCCAAAAAGACAGCAGAGGTAGTCGAGCTTTTGAAGAAAGAGGAGGGCGATCAAGCCTTTTTAAAATCTTTACTTGCAAATCGTGTTCCACCTGGAGTTGATGAAGCAGCGTATGTAAAGGCAGCTTTTCTCAATGATGTGGCTCAAAAAAAGGTTACATGTAAAGCGATTTCCCCTGTTTATGCTATTGAGCTTTTAGGTACCATGTTTGGAGGTTATAATGTTCAACCTCTTGTTGATGCACTTAGCTCAAAAGATGATGCTGTAGCTCGAGCATCTTGTAACGCACTTAAAAACATTGTCCTTGTTTATAGTTCGTTTAATGACATAGAAACACTTGCAAAAACCAATGCATACGCTAAAGAAGTTCTTCTCTCTTGGGCAAATGCTGAGTGGTTTACCATCAAACCTTCCATTCCTGAAAAAATCACTGTAGCTGTTTTAAAAGTAGCAGGTGAAACGAATACGGATGATCTAAGCCCCGCGAGTGAAGCGTTTACGAGAAGTGACATTCCCCTTCATGCTAATGCAATGCTTGTTAAAAGACTCCCAGGTTCTATTGAGAAGATCAAAGAATTGATTGCCAAAGGGTACGAAGTTGCTTATGTGGGCGATGTTGTAGGAACTGGAAGTAGCCGAAAGTCTGGTATTAACTCCATTCAATGGTTTATGGGAAGAGAAATTCCAAATGTCCCAAATAAAAAAACAGGTGGTTTGATTTTAGGCTCAACCATTGCTCCAATCTTCTTTAATACTGCAGAAGACAGTGGCGCACTTCCAATTGAAGTTAATGTTGAAGGCTTGGAAACAGGTGATCTTATCGATGTTTATCCATTAGCGGGTAAAATCGAAAAAAATGGCAAAGTGGTGGCAACGTTTAAACTTTCTCCAAATACTTTGGCGGATGAATACCGTGCCGGTGGGCGTATTCCACTTATCATTGGTCGTGGTTTGACATCAAAAGCACGAGCAAGCTTAGGATTGGGTGCTGAGACTATCTTTGCAAAACCAGAACAACCCGCTGAGCAAAAAGGTGTAGGTTATACTTTGGCTCAAAAAATGGTTGGACGTGCCTGTGGTGTTGAAGGAGTACGTCCTCACATGTATGTTGAGCCTCAAACATTAACCGTTGGTAGCCAAGATACAACAGGACCAATGACTAGAGATGAGATTAAAGAGCTTGCTGCACTTGGCTTTAGTGCTGACCTCGTGATGCAAAGTTTCTGCCACACAGCAGCGTATCCAAAACCAAGCGATGTAAAACTTCACCATACCCTTCCGGCATTTATCACGTCACGTTCAGGTGTGAGTCTTAAAGCAGGAGACGGTGTTATTCACTCATGGTTAAACCGTATGGTTCTTCCTGATTCAGTAGGAACAGGTGGTGATAGCCATACACGTTTCCCTATTGGTATCTCTTTCCCTGCTGGTTCTGGATTGGTTGCTTTTGCGGCCGTTACAGGAAGCATGCCTCTGAATATGCCTGAATCTGTTTTGGTGCGCTTTAAAGGTGAAATGCAACCAGGAATCACGCTTCGTGATCTTGTTAATGCTATTCCTTATTATGCGATCAAAAAAGGACTCTTGACCGTTCCTAAGAAAAACAAAAAGAACATCTTTGCAGGAAAAGTTCTTGAAATTGAAGGACTTCCAAAACTCAAAGTTGAGCAAGCGTTTGAACTGAGTGATGCAAGTGCTGAGAGAAGTGCCGCAGCATGTGCCGTAGCACTTGATGTTGAACCAATCGTTGAGTACCTCAAATCAAACATTACACTGCTTGAATCCATGATCAAAGCGGGCTACGCAGATGCTAAAACATTGCAAAGACGTGCCGATAAGATGAAAGCATGGATCAAAGAGCCTAATCTTCTTAAAGCAGATGCTAATGCACAGTATTCTGAAATTATCGAAATTAATCTTAATGAGATCAAAGAGCCAATTTTGGCATGTCCGAATGATCCTGATGATGTCGCAACACTCAGTGAAGTACTTGCGGATGCAAATCGTCCTAAGAAGATTGATGAAGTTTTTGTTGGAAGCTGTATGACCAACATTGGTCATTACCGCGCTCTTGGTGAGGTTCTTCAAGGAGAAGGCAAAGTGCCAACCACACTATGGATCGCACCTCCTACAAAAATGGATAAAGATCAACTCACCGCTGAGGGTTATTATTCTATTTTTGGAACTTCTGGTGCGCGCATCGAAATTCCTGGTTGTTCACTCTGTATGGGTAATCAAGCCAATGTTAAAGAAGGTGCTGTTGTCTTCTCCACATCAACGAGAAACTTCGATAACCGTATGGGGCCAAACTCTAAAGTTTATCTTGGTAGCGCTGAACTCGCAGCTCTTTGTGCACTTTTAGGAAGACTTCCAAGTGTTGAAGAGTATATGAGCTTAGTGCCTAAAAAGCTTGCAGGTAAGACAGATAAAGTCTATAAATACCTCAATTTTAACCTTATAGAAAACTACGAACTTGCAAACTAA
- a CDS encoding flagellin N-terminal helical domain-containing protein, whose protein sequence is MRITNALLYNTSLRNYRTSSEKLYTINEQIASKLKIQNSYENTSVYIDAMRLNNEIDTLQQSSDSSSKAKTFADNTDSTLTSFSSSLDQFKAKLVQASSTSNSSTSLQALANDLQGIKDHLVNLANTSINGQFLFSGTALSQKPIASDGTYKGNSDNLTALIGSGVELPYNITGQSLFLGKDTDYNRTVSTNISMYNQSKLNPAVMTTDGQNAASTKVYLKDTDTIRDLVGDTNSAATDDPKAVFYLSGKKSDGKTFSNTIEINTSSKVSDLLQSIGNAYGNTATNKVVDVSMNARGQIEVKDLKSGSQLLDMNIFGAIDRNALPGETGNAKQILNVDNLLTKPNVDIIAFSKSNYETTASSPDLTMRSSAVTLGTYAIDFPMQNVTNSNMTSTTLLSGILPSDVDHIDFGATSFSTTGKTVQDLMTAIETEYGLGAGDVTLSTATSGRMLINDPTNTFSASLQPKNAVNALAHGDPIPDAMNSARRGFEKDGNTLSSNISQVVKSTSDYATASTKLVDVAGVDSLNGKQMVLNYTDKNGINRTGTLNLDIADTTFSVDLDGDGTTTDVNETFSIYNGSGDPLNLKTTADTMTYQQLNDLISMATSGNLPKQGVSTVAQTAINNAIIAGTPPINAVNLATETATAKAGVSTETASYIQKAIDAGIIRDNPTSTPAEVAKATTDYNNAIGNANLAEYNYALSTAKNSVEVNLDYQGKMTIKDKSASESKINFTMYDKSATDFTGIGSSALTFMANNAVTISNPSIDMFKQLDEMITAVRSGTFRMDSTSDDPRNIGIQNSLTQLDHIADHVTKAQTKIGALTNALSDANTRSTMLSVNVKAVQTDVIGVDTAAAYLEFQSITTAYQAMLSTISKVNSMSLLDYM, encoded by the coding sequence ATGAGAATCACAAACGCGCTTTTATACAATACATCATTACGTAACTATCGAACTTCTTCGGAGAAATTGTATACTATTAATGAACAGATCGCTAGTAAATTAAAAATACAAAATAGTTATGAAAATACAAGCGTTTACATAGATGCAATGCGTCTTAATAATGAAATTGACACCTTACAACAATCTTCTGATAGTAGTTCAAAAGCAAAAACGTTTGCAGACAATACCGATTCTACGTTAACAAGCTTCAGTTCATCCCTTGATCAATTCAAAGCAAAATTGGTTCAAGCTTCGAGTACTTCTAATTCTTCAACAAGCTTACAAGCACTTGCTAACGATTTGCAAGGTATCAAAGATCACTTAGTCAACTTGGCCAATACCTCTATTAATGGTCAATTCCTATTTTCAGGTACAGCATTGTCTCAAAAGCCAATTGCAAGTGATGGCACGTATAAAGGGAATTCAGATAATTTAACGGCACTGATTGGATCAGGTGTTGAGCTTCCTTATAATATTACAGGACAATCACTTTTCTTAGGCAAAGACACGGACTATAATAGAACAGTTTCTACAAATATATCAATGTACAATCAATCAAAATTAAATCCAGCAGTAATGACTACGGATGGTCAAAATGCTGCTTCAACAAAAGTATATTTAAAAGATACAGATACAATTAGAGACCTTGTAGGTGATACCAATAGTGCAGCAACCGACGATCCTAAGGCTGTTTTTTATCTCTCTGGTAAAAAAAGTGATGGCAAAACATTTTCAAATACTATTGAAATTAATACAAGTTCTAAAGTTTCAGATTTACTGCAAAGTATTGGCAATGCTTATGGCAATACTGCAACCAATAAAGTTGTAGATGTCAGTATGAATGCACGTGGTCAGATAGAAGTTAAAGATTTAAAATCTGGAAGTCAACTTTTAGATATGAATATTTTTGGAGCAATTGATAGAAATGCGCTTCCTGGAGAGACGGGAAATGCAAAGCAAATTCTGAATGTAGATAATTTATTGACAAAACCTAATGTGGATATCATTGCTTTTAGTAAAAGTAATTATGAAACAACGGCTTCTTCCCCTGATTTGACAATGCGCTCTTCTGCTGTTACTTTAGGTACCTATGCTATAGATTTTCCAATGCAAAATGTAACAAATTCCAATATGACATCAACAACGCTTTTAAGTGGCATTCTTCCATCCGATGTAGATCATATCGATTTTGGCGCAACATCATTTTCAACTACAGGAAAAACAGTACAAGATTTGATGACAGCTATTGAAACAGAATATGGATTGGGGGCAGGGGATGTTACATTATCAACCGCAACCAGTGGTCGTATGCTGATCAATGACCCTACAAATACTTTTAGTGCTTCTTTGCAACCTAAAAATGCGGTCAATGCCCTTGCTCATGGTGATCCTATCCCTGATGCTATGAATTCTGCACGAAGAGGCTTTGAGAAAGATGGTAATACACTTTCAAGTAATATCTCTCAAGTTGTTAAAAGTACAAGTGACTATGCAACGGCAAGTACAAAACTTGTTGATGTTGCAGGTGTTGATAGTTTAAACGGCAAGCAAATGGTTCTTAATTATACCGATAAAAATGGAATAAATAGAACAGGTACACTCAATCTTGATATTGCGGATACAACCTTCTCTGTTGACTTAGATGGCGATGGAACTACTACTGATGTCAATGAAACATTTTCTATCTATAATGGAAGTGGTGATCCTTTAAATCTAAAAACGACTGCAGATACTATGACATACCAACAACTTAATGACCTCATTAGTATGGCAACTTCGGGTAATTTACCAAAACAAGGTGTTTCTACAGTTGCTCAAACAGCCATCAATAATGCAATCATAGCTGGAACACCACCAATCAATGCTGTAAATCTTGCGACAGAAACAGCAACAGCCAAAGCGGGTGTTTCCACAGAAACAGCTAGCTATATTCAAAAGGCAATTGATGCGGGTATTATAAGAGATAACCCAACATCAACACCTGCTGAAGTTGCCAAAGCAACGACAGACTATAACAATGCTATTGGCAATGCCAATCTAGCAGAGTATAACTACGCTTTAAGTACTGCTAAAAACAGTGTTGAAGTCAATTTGGATTATCAAGGGAAAATGACTATTAAAGATAAATCAGCTTCTGAGTCTAAAATCAATTTTACAATGTATGACAAAAGTGCGACTGATTTTACAGGTATTGGAAGTTCTGCACTTACGTTTATGGCAAATAATGCCGTAACGATTTCTAACCCATCAATCGATATGTTTAAACAGCTTGATGAAATGATAACGGCAGTTCGTTCTGGTACGTTCCGTATGGATTCAACATCGGATGATCCACGCAATATTGGCATTCAAAATTCACTGACACAACTTGATCATATCGCAGATCATGTCACAAAAGCTCAAACGAAAATTGGTGCGCTTACCAATGCTTTAAGTGATGCGAATACAAGATCAACAATGCTCAGTGTCAATGTTAAAGCTGTACAAACAGATGTAATTGGTGTAGATACAGCAGCAGCTTATTTGGAATTCCAATCCATTACAACGGCGTATCAAGCAATGTTATCGACCATTTCAAAAGTCAATTCGATGTCTCTTTTAGATTACATGTAA
- a CDS encoding tyrosine-type recombinase/integrase, whose translation MACVVQHPKTGNVLLQNVVNGKTIRLSTGKKATSRLIGWYKTHVEDEFWKLYYQKNKEADQQMSFAEYARYIVDITQSNRNEFSQRGEIKKVERLIKYFGDIALDDIRPSTIQAWQDTFLKTLAPKTVKEYRSTLSVVFKFAFNDDLIHKNPLTPVKSPKLPRRIVDVFSEDERKLLIEHSSGQLHNLIQFVFYSGLRAGEIIGLKWENIDFDKNKIDVCMRVRKGTVDLPKGDKIRLIDLLPQAKQALLVQRQLTGLSTFVFHSKEGKPYFSETSITQSIQELCKKLHIVGGGGLQKMRRTHNTMLKQFGLPLDWILHQMGHETDEVNRNHYTGTITVDISKIIA comes from the coding sequence GTGGCTTGTGTCGTTCAACATCCCAAAACAGGGAATGTTCTTTTACAAAATGTTGTTAATGGTAAAACCATCCGCCTATCAACAGGCAAGAAGGCAACGAGTAGGTTAATTGGCTGGTATAAAACTCACGTTGAAGATGAGTTTTGGAAGCTTTATTACCAAAAAAATAAAGAAGCAGATCAACAAATGAGCTTTGCTGAGTATGCGAGATATATTGTGGATATTACGCAAAGTAATCGAAATGAATTTTCGCAACGTGGAGAGATCAAAAAGGTTGAGAGGCTTATCAAGTATTTTGGAGATATAGCGTTAGATGATATTAGACCATCAACCATTCAAGCATGGCAAGATACTTTTTTAAAAACTCTTGCACCAAAAACGGTGAAAGAGTATCGAAGTACGCTAAGTGTCGTGTTTAAATTTGCGTTTAATGATGATCTCATCCATAAAAATCCTCTAACACCCGTTAAGTCGCCCAAATTGCCTAGACGCATCGTTGATGTCTTTAGTGAAGATGAGCGTAAATTGCTTATTGAACATTCAAGCGGGCAACTTCATAACCTTATTCAGTTTGTTTTTTACAGCGGACTGAGAGCAGGGGAAATAATAGGCCTTAAGTGGGAGAATATAGACTTTGACAAAAACAAGATTGATGTCTGTATGAGAGTTAGAAAAGGTACTGTTGATCTGCCAAAAGGCGATAAAATCCGTTTGATTGATCTGTTACCGCAAGCGAAGCAAGCGCTTCTTGTACAAAGACAGCTAACAGGGCTTTCAACCTTTGTGTTTCATTCAAAAGAGGGCAAACCTTATTTTAGTGAAACAAGCATTACTCAATCCATTCAAGAGTTGTGTAAAAAGCTTCATATTGTAGGCGGTGGTGGTTTGCAAAAAATGAGGCGAACGCATAATACAATGCTAAAGCAATTTGGCTTGCCTCTTGATTGGATTCTTCATCAAATGGGACATGAAACAGATGAAGTCAATCGTAATCATTATACGGGAACAATAACAGTTGATATCAGCAAAATAATTGCATGA